The Gloeobacter morelensis MG652769 genome contains the following window.
CCAGTGCGGCTTCGACGAGGGCCCCGGTGCTCCACTCGGGAGCATGTACCACCTCACCAAGCTGAGCGACAGTGCCGATCGGCCGCAGGAAGTGCGCATCAAAGTCTTTCTGCCCCGCGACAATCCGCGCGTCCCTTCTCTCTACTGGATCTGGAAGACGGCGGACTGGCAGGAGCGCGAGTCATTCGACATGTACGGAATCATCTACGAAGGCCATCCCAACCTCATCCGCATCCTGATGCCGGAGGACTGGGTAGGCTGGCCGATGCGCAAAGACTACGTGACGCCCGATTTTTACGAGTTGCAGGACGCCTACTGAGCCCCTCAGGCGAGATTATCCCGCCATCTCCAGCGATGGCAACTGTACCTTGTCGAGCCACTGCACCAAATTTTCGAGTTGCTGGGCGCTGGGGAGGGTGCCCAGGTTGCGCACGGTGACTTTGCCGGGCTGGAAGAAAAAGCGTCCGCGCACCTCCGCCGGCAGCGCCTGGTGGATCTGCTCCCAGGCGGGGGCCTCCATGGGGGTCTCCAGCACAATGTTGGTGCCTTCGGGGCGGATGCGGGCAAAGCCCAGGGCGCGGGCCACCTGCTTCAGTTCCATGACGCGCAGGAGCTGCTGGGCAGCGGGTGGGACCGGACCGTAGCGCTCGGTCCACTCGAGGGCGGTGGCCTGCAGCTGGGTGCGGTCGGGGGCAGCGGCCACCTGGCGGTAGGCGCGCATCTTCTGTTCGAGATCCGGGATGTAGTCGGCCGGGATAAAGGCGGTGACGCG
Protein-coding sequences here:
- a CDS encoding NAD(P)H-quinone oxidoreductase subunit J; translation: MEEQTTPSTAEEQIAIELVAGPISDALKARGLPHELTGLDNRKIEIIKVEPEHLIAVARALYDDGFNYLACQCGFDEGPGAPLGSMYHLTKLSDSADRPQEVRIKVFLPRDNPRVPSLYWIWKTADWQERESFDMYGIIYEGHPNLIRILMPEDWVGWPMRKDYVTPDFYELQDAY